TCGGCAGCCCACAGAAGGCGGGCCGGGATCCGGGACGGGTCACGCCGCCAGGTCCCGTCCGCCTGCATGGCGGCGAATTGCTCCCAGAAGCCCCCGAGCACGATCATCTGGATCTCTGCGCGGTCCTCTGGGCTGGCCGTCCGGACCGTCTGCGCCCATCGCATGCTCACGCGGGTCAACCCGGGCAGGGCCATGCCGACCACGGCCAGGCGCCAGTCCTGTCCTTCACGCCCGCCAAGCTCGGCCAGTTCGAGCAGCCTCGCCCACACCGCGCCGCGCGTCGGGTGGCCGAGGGCCGGGCGCAGCAGGAGGGCGCGCAATGCCACCACGTCGACCGGCTCATCCGGCAGACCCTCGCCCAGATCAGCGGTCTTCATCTCCAGCGGCACCGGCCGTTCCGTCAGCGCGCGGAACTCCCGCGCCACCTGCTCCAGCGGGTACAGCACTCCAGCGGCAGTCATGTCGCGATCCCCTTCGTCGAAGGCCACAAGCGACCCCGACGGGCCGCCCGGGCCTATCGCGCCGAAGCCGCCTCCTCCGCACCTCCGCCCCGGCCCCGCAGCACCTGCCGATAACCTCCGGCGGGCATCTGATCCACCTCCCAGCAGAGGCTGTTCCCGATCGCCGGTTGCACCGGAGGTCCGCCTTGACCTGCGCGCCCACGACACCGCCGTCACAAGATCCCGAGGCGCAGACCCTGTCCTCGCGAGCAACGAGATTCCTGTTCTTCGGCGCTCGCACCGAACGGACCGCCGCAATGATCGCGAGGGAGCGTCGGCTGCCCGCCCTGGCGGCCTGCCGGATCGCCGCCGCAGCGCTGGGGTGCGCCCGATCACCGCCCGACCTAGCCTGAAGCAGTGAAAGGCATGAGGGTCGCTGTAGCAGCGGCGGGCACCTTGGCCGTCGTTGTGGCCTGCTCGTCCGCTGTCACCTCTCAGTCGGTCAACCCGACTCGCACGGTGACCGCGACCGTCACTCGCCAGGCCGCACCCACCCCAACCAGCGCGCCCACGCACACGGTCCCGCCGACCAGCGCGCACACAGTGCAGCCGACGGCGACCGTCACCGCCACCCCGCCGCGCGCCACACCAACCTCGCGGGGTGACTCGTCCGCAGCGGCGACCAAGGTCGTGATCTACGGATGCGACGGGCAGCCGATCGGCCAGCCCCCGATGTTCATTCTCGCTTGCGGCGATGCGGGCGCGGCACTGCAGAGCCTTACCTGGACCGGCTGGGGAGGACCCGTCGCAACCGCCACCGGCCAGCTGCGCCAGAACACGTGCGTACCGAACTGCGCCGCCGGCGGCGCCGTTACCTATCCCGCCACCGTGACGGTCAGCGGCCTCACAAGCGGCCGCTACACGAGCATGCACATCACCGCGCCAGGCGCCCCCGCCCCCAGCTCCGACTTCAAGCTCACACAAAACGGACCGGTCATCAGTCGCTGACCTGCCTGCCCGACGACCACCCCACAGGCTTCGAATCCGTGTCCGCCCTGGGATGGGCGGCGCACCTCGATGCGGCACGGCGACCAGCCACCTCCGCCGCACCTCCGGTCATCCTCCGGTTCCACAAGCTAGGCGCCAGCGGAGGAAGACCGGAGGTACGGCCCTGACCAGCCAGAACGCAGGGCAGCACTCCGCTCTTCACCCGGCCAGCGATCTACCCGCGCCAACAAAACGGCTACCTCCGGGGACGCCGCTCGCTTATGCCGCGGCTCCGGTCCCCGGGCCTGAGTCACGGCGCCCGCCAACGGTCGACCGCGTGCACCCTGGGTGCCGCTTCGACTGGGATCGCAAGGGACTGCTGCGGTCGAATTTCTGATCGTGCGTTTGGATCGGCCCGAAAAATGCGTTTCTTAGGGTGTCAACGTCCTGCGGCGCCCGTCGGGCCAGCCGTCCATGAACGACCACCGCACACCCACTCCCACCGATGACCTCGTCTCGGCCTCGCGCGGCCGACACCGCCGCGACACCCTCCGCCTGGACGGACTGCCCTCCGTTCCCCTGTCGGTCTGGCTCACCGAACCGCTGACCGGCTGTTGCCCGACGTGCACCGACCCGGTCGGCACCGCCTGCGCCCGCCGCCTCCCCCTCGCCCTGGTCCGGCAGATCACCGAGACCTACAGCGAACCGGGCGACGTGGTCTGGGTCCCGGACGCCGGCAACGGCAGCTCACTTATCGGTCCCGTGACCTGCGGGCGGAAGGTCATCGGCTACGCCTGCACCCCCGACCACGCCCGCGCCACGTCGTCGCTCCTGAAGGAGCAGCCCACCGAAGTCGCCTCCCTGGCCGTGCTCCGGCACGTTCCGCCCGCGGGCCTGCCCGGCCAGAGCGAACGCCTCGCCTCCCGCGCGGCCCTCGCGATCCTGGCCCCACACCATCCGGCCGGCGCCTCCGAACTGGCGCCGGTAGTCGACGCGACCGTGCGCGTCCTGCGACCCGGCGGCGTCACGGTCATCGTCACCCGACAGCAGCCCGGCCAGGACCGGCCCGGCCTGCTCACCGCCTTCGCCCAAGCCGCAGGACTCACCTACCTCCAGCACGTCGCCGCAGTCGAGGCCACTGCAGCCAACGGCAAGCTACGGCCCCGCACCGAACCCTCCCCCGCGCACGGCCCCGACTGCGCCTGCACCGGCCCCGCTGCACGGGCCGGCCGACACCAGGTCGCCCACCACGACCTGCTCGTTTTCACCAAGTAGCCAAGGGAGCCCTCTGTGACCACGGCCCGCAACCTCGACTCCCCCTCCTCCCCGCTCGACGCCGCTCGGACCGCGCTGGCGGATGCGCCGTGCTCGGTGTGGGTGACCGCCCAGGCCAGCCCGGCCGCCCAGCGCAAGGGCCGCTACCTGGCCGGCTCCACGGCCCACCCCGGCAAGATGCTCCCCGCGATCGCCCGGCACGCCATCGAGGCCTACACCAAGGCGGGCGACACCGTCCTGGACCCGATGTGCGGCATCGGCACCACCTTGGTGGAGGCCGCCCACCTCGGCCGCCACGCCATCGGCATCGAGCTCGAAGACCGCTGGGCGAAGCTCGCCCGCGACAACGCCATGCACGCCCACCGCCAGGGGGCCGAAGGCGCCGCCGCCGTCTACCGCGGCGACGCTCGCGACGCCGACCGCATCGTCAATCCCGAGCTGCACGGCAGCGTGAACCTGCTCCTCACCTCACCCCCCTACGGGGCGTCCCTGCACGGGCAGATCCGCTCCACCCGGGAGACCGGCCACGACGGCATCGTGAAGTTCCACGACACCTACGGCACCTCGCTGGGCAACCTCGCCCACGCGCCCACCGACGAGCTGCTGGAGTCGTTCACGCAGATCCTGCGTTCCTGCCGCCCCCTGCTCGCGGGCGGCGCCACCGTCGCGGTCACCGCCCGCCCCTGGCGCGAGCAGGGGGAACTGGTCGACTTGCCTGCGGCCGTGGTCGCCGCCGGACAGGCGGCCGGCCTCGTCCTGGTCGAACGATGCGTCGCCCTGCTCGCCGCGGTCCGCGACGGACACCTGCGGGCCCGGCCCTCGTTCTTCCAGCTCCGCAACGTCCGCGCCGCCCGGACTGCCGGGATCCCCATGTCGCTGATCGTGCACGAGGACCTGCTGTGCCTGCGGGCCTTCGACGCGAGCACCGCCACGCCACCGGACGGCGGGAGCTGCGAAAACCCCCCGTGGTCCGGTGGGCCGCTGACGAGCACCGTATGAGCGAAACCATCCCTCTGCTGGGATCGCTGTGCAGCGGCATCGGCGGACTCGACCTGGCTGTCGAACGCGTCTACGGCACCCGGCTCGCCTGGACCAGCGACCCCGACCCCGCGGCCGCCGACGTCCTGGCCGCCCGCCTCCGCGCGCCGAATCTCGGCGACATCACCCAGGTCGACTGGACGCGCGTGCCGCGCGTCCACGTCGTCTCCTGCGGCGCCCCCTGCCAGCCGTTCAGCTTCGCCGGCAAACGGAAAGGAACGGATGACCCGCGCTACCTCTGGCCCCACGTCACCGAAGCCCTTCGCCACCTGGTGCCCGACCTGTTCGTCATGGAACAGGTCCCCGGCTACATCAGCCTCGGCCTCCAGCACACGCTCGACGACCTGGCCGCGCTGGGCTATGACGACATCCGATGGGGTGTTGTGGCAGCTTCCGACACCGGCTGCTGCCACCAGCGCAAGCGCCTGTTCCTCACTGCTGCCCACCCCAAGGGCCTCCGCCGGGGAGCAGCGGCAGACCCGACGCTCCCCCTCCCAACACGCCGGGCGCCGCGGGAAGTCCCTGGCGGCGGAGGTAGGCGAGATCACCGCTGCACCCACCGGCGAGCGGCCGCGCCTGCTTCCCACCCCCACGGCCTGCGACGGGAGCAAGGGCTCACCTGGCCGCCGCTACTCCAACGGCCCCACCTTGTCGTCGCTCGCCGCCGGCATCAAACTGCTGCCCACCCCACGCGCGAGCGACACCGGCACCCCAGGCCGCCGCGCGACACCAGGGTACCGGCCGCCCCTGTCCCAGGTCGTGCTCCCCATCGCGGACACGGACCCGACTGGCGCGAGTACGCCGAAGCCATCCACCGGTGGGAAGCCGTGCTCGGGCGACCCGCACCCCACCCCGCCGACGAACACCGCAGGCTGAGCCCCGCATTCGTCGAGTGGCTCCAAGCCTTCCCCGACGGCTACACCGACCTGCCCGGGCTCAGCCGCTCCGCCCGGCTCCGCCTCCTCGGCGGTTCCGTCAACCAGATCCAAGGCGCTCTCGCGCTCCGCCTGCTCCACGATCTCGACCGGTGAACCAGCCGGTGGCGGCCACCCCTGGCCGCCACCAGCACCGCACCCGATGCCAATCCCGTGCTGCGAGAGCCCCTTCCTCGCCAGACCCGAAGCCTCCCGAGCCGGTCGGACACCACCACCCTCGCCAAAGGAATCGATCGCTCATGAACCCGACCCGACGCACCGCCGTCCTCACCCCTCTCATCGCGGCCGCGCTGATGACCGCCGCTCAGCCCGCGCTCGCCAACCAACCGATCTCCCTCGACGCCACCTCCAGCGACAGCTCCGTCGCCGGACACGCGGACATCTCCGTCACGCGGGACCACGGCGGATACCGCATCACCGGCACCATCGAATCCTTCCGCGGCTGCGTCGAACT
This genomic interval from Streptacidiphilus rugosus AM-16 contains the following:
- a CDS encoding class I SAM-dependent methyltransferase encodes the protein MNDHRTPTPTDDLVSASRGRHRRDTLRLDGLPSVPLSVWLTEPLTGCCPTCTDPVGTACARRLPLALVRQITETYSEPGDVVWVPDAGNGSSLIGPVTCGRKVIGYACTPDHARATSSLLKEQPTEVASLAVLRHVPPAGLPGQSERLASRAALAILAPHHPAGASELAPVVDATVRVLRPGGVTVIVTRQQPGQDRPGLLTAFAQAAGLTYLQHVAAVEATAANGKLRPRTEPSPAHGPDCACTGPAARAGRHQVAHHDLLVFTK
- a CDS encoding TRM11 family SAM-dependent methyltransferase, which codes for MTTARNLDSPSSPLDAARTALADAPCSVWVTAQASPAAQRKGRYLAGSTAHPGKMLPAIARHAIEAYTKAGDTVLDPMCGIGTTLVEAAHLGRHAIGIELEDRWAKLARDNAMHAHRQGAEGAAAVYRGDARDADRIVNPELHGSVNLLLTSPPYGASLHGQIRSTRETGHDGIVKFHDTYGTSLGNLAHAPTDELLESFTQILRSCRPLLAGGATVAVTARPWREQGELVDLPAAVVAAGQAAGLVLVERCVALLAAVRDGHLRARPSFFQLRNVRAARTAGIPMSLIVHEDLLCLRAFDASTATPPDGGSCENPPWSGGPLTSTV
- a CDS encoding DNA cytosine methyltransferase; its protein translation is MSETIPLLGSLCSGIGGLDLAVERVYGTRLAWTSDPDPAAADVLAARLRAPNLGDITQVDWTRVPRVHVVSCGAPCQPFSFAGKRKGTDDPRYLWPHVTEALRHLVPDLFVMEQVPGYISLGLQHTLDDLAALGYDDIRWGVVAASDTGCCHQRKRLFLTAAHPKGLRRGAAADPTLPLPTRRAPREVPGGGGRRDHRCTHRRAAAPASHPHGLRREQGLTWPPLLQRPHLVVARRRHQTAAHPTRERHRHPRPPRDTRVPAAPVPGRAPHRGHGPDWREYAEAIHRWEAVLGRPAPHPADEHRRLSPAFVEWLQAFPDGYTDLPGLSRSARLRLLGGSVNQIQGALALRLLHDLDR